The genomic DNA ACGGGCACAAGGCGCTCTATCCTGTCCGTTATCTCCGGCAGCATTGCCCGTGCGCCGCCTGTACGGATGAGTGGACGGGAGAGCTTCGGCTGAAACCGGATGACGTGCCGATGGTGATGATGTTGCAGGATGTGCAGCCGGTGGGACGGTATGCGTTCCAATTTACATGGAGTGACGGGCACGATACGGGGATCTATTCCTATACGTTTCTTCGGCGGATGTGCCAGTGCGATGTGTGCCAGCCGGTGAAACCTGTGGAGCCGCGGTCCAGACGGTTGCTCTGATCGGTCGGACGCAGGTGTATGACGGAACGGGAGGTCTACTCAGATGACACAAGCGCGAATCATTGCTGTGGGATGGTGGTGGCTTGTCGCTATCCTCTCGGCGGGCTGTTCGAGTCTTCCTTCGTTGGATCAGCAAAAACAGCTGGTTCAGCAGGGGGACTATCGAATCCATCAGCTGACCCCGAGAGCTTTCCTTGAAACCTGGGGGGAACCGACCTATACCCATCAGCAGTTCACGCATTTCTTCGGGATGCAGGACGGGCAACTGATTCCTCAGTCGCGCATGGCGCTCGGAGAGTCTCCGCAGGGGTGGGAGACGGGGCTTGCCGCGGGCGATGCGTTATTCCTGGCCTATGCCGATCGTGGCCAGTATCTGGTG from Nitrospira sp. ND1 includes the following:
- a CDS encoding gamma-butyrobetaine hydroxylase-like domain-containing protein, whose protein sequence is MTETVFEPTDMEWVAKGVLSITWSDGHKALYPVRYLRQHCPCAACTDEWTGELRLKPDDVPMVMMLQDVQPVGRYAFQFTWSDGHDTGIYSYTFLRRMCQCDVCQPVKPVEPRSRRLL